DNA from Sulfurimonas xiamenensis:
GATTGACAAATGCCGACAAGACTGAGAGTTGATTTAGCAGGGTATCATCATATTATAAATCGTGGAGTAAACCTTTGTGATGTCTTTAACTGCAATGATGACAAAGAGATGTTTTTACAAATCATCAATAAAAGTGCTACTCTTCATAAAATAATATTACATGATTACTGTTTGATGGACAATCACTATCACTTGCTGATAGAAACAAAAAATACTCAAAGAAGACGGTATCTTACATGTAAGGCAAGAGAAACAATTCCAAGAGCATTTTTATGATGTTTGTACAAAAATAGATAGAAACTTAGCAATACTTAACGCATACCAAGACGGTTACTCTCAAGCAAGCATAGCAACTTATTTGAATGTATCAAAATCATTGATAAGCAAAGTTGTAAAAAGTGGAGATTCATTCACAGGGGTGTAATTAGGGGTGTAATTACAAGTACTATAATAATTACTGCCAAAGGGATACTAAAGGCAACAAAGAGCTGGTTTCCCAACTCTTTGTTGCCCACTGTATAAGCAATAGCAAGTTTTGTTATAGAGTTGGAGAATGTTGCGATAACGATTCCGGTAAATGCAGTATGCAGTATAAGTTTTTCATCTGTATAGAGCGTGCTTAGCGAGAGGGTTATAGCATCAACATCACTTACTCCTGATAGCAATGAAGAGAGATAGACCCCTGTGCTTCCAACCCAATCCTGAAGCAGTGATGTAGTACCAAATACGATACCAAAGAGTAAACCAAACTTCAGTGCCTCTTTTAATTCCAATGGATTTTTATACATAAAGTCCACATCAATCCGGCTTTTCTCAGAGCGTTTATATAGATAATAAATATAAATATATCCCGCTATCGTGGCTAAAAGATAAGCAGGCAAAATTTTCATAGCGATATCGGTATTTATAAATGCTGATACGATAATAATCCTAACATACATTGTTGTACAAGCAAGTGCAATGACCGAAGCTAATTGGTGAGTTGTTTTATTTTTATCATCAACTTTTTTTGAAAAAGTGATGGTAGTTGCCGTAGAGGATAAAAAACCTCCAAAAAAACCAGCCACCATTATGCCTTTGGATACTCCTATGAGACGAGCAGCTATATAACCTGCGAAAGAGAGACCGGAAATAAGAACAACCATCATCCAAATAAAATATGGATTGATTATTCCATAAGGATCAATGGTTTTGTTGGGTAATATTGGAAGAACAATGAAAGTAATCAATAAAAAAAGCACCATTGACTCCAGATCTTTCTTTTTGGTACTGTCTGCGAGTTGTAATACATTGCTGCGTATATTTAAAATAAAAATTATTGCAACAGTTGTAAATGTAGCAAACATATATAAACCTTCATAAACGAGCATACCAACCAAAAATGCAGCAATAGCTGCGAACTCTGTGGTGGTACCAATTTTTTCATGACGAACTGCTCGGATAACGAAAGAACTTATAAGCAGTGTCCCAAATATAAAAGTGATTGCTATTGTAATCCAAATATAATCCGCTTTGAAATGTCCCGCTAAAACACCAAGTAAAGATATAATAGCAAAACTTCTTGTTCCGGTAAAAGTGATACTCTTATCTCTAAGAGCAAAACTTATCTCTCTTTGCAGACCAATTGAGAAGCCTAGCGCTATGCTAAGTAATATGGATTTTGCCGTTGTGAAATCTAGTTCCATACTTTTTCCTCTCTAAAATATAAATTATCTACACTCTTACAAACTATGGCTATTATAACACATCGGTGCTTTTTTAGATGACTTCATGTAAAAAATAATAATCAAAGAAATCAAAGATCCCTGATTTTAAATAAACTATTTTTATGTTTATTTAATTGTTTTTTTTGAGTAAATCAAGATAAAATGTTTATTTAATAAATAGTGAGCTTTAAAAAGGATAATTTATGAAATCCAAAATTGTTATATTTTTATTTATCTTTTTAATTACCGGTTGTGCATTTCATTCGGAACCAAAAGACAATCTAGAATTTCATCAAATATCGCAATTGTCCGAATTGGCAGGGGTTTATAAAAATAAAGGAAATCCATCAAGTTATCTATCTTGGATTATTTGGCCTGATATAGGAGAAATTACACCGGCTAGCAAAGAAACCACTAGTTCTAACATTAGGCATGAAGACATCGAGCTTATCGAAGTAATTCCAAAAAATAATTCACTTACTGTAAAAGCTATTAGCAAAGGCTGTTCTATTTTTGAAAAAATATACATTCTTGGTCAAGACTTTAAAATCAAAGATGGCAAAATTATTATTCGTAAGGAAGCACATCTTTTATCTCGGGGTGGCGACGATGTCCTTTTAGGACCAAGTTATGAGGATATTACATTAGGTCTTGACAGTAGTAAACATGCTAAATCTAGAAGCTTGGGTTATGCTGCCGGTCTTGTACTTATGATATTTCCAATGGCAGTTTCAGACACTTCAGATATTCGATATGATAGAGTAAGTAACAAGCCACAAAATTATAAAAATTGTAATAACAGGTAACAAAACTAAAATACAGTCAATAGTAAAAGAGACAAATAGTCAAAGGGTCAGGTAAATAAATAATTTTTTATATTCACTTAATTACTCTTTTTGAGTAAATTGATATAATTTAAAGAAAGAAAAAAAATGATATTAATGATTAAAAGGGCAAATTTTTTATTGTTAATGAGCTTTCTTTCTGCTTTTTCTCTTTTTTCGGCTGAGAAAACAGAAAACATCAATACAAAAACAGCGGTGATTTTCAATACACTCTGCGGAGTGTGTCATGAAGGAGAATGCAGCGGAAGACTGAGTTATAATACTGGCATTAAAGCAGTGAGCCCTCATATAAAGCACTTTGCAGGCGACTCAAATATCTCTGAATCTGAGATAGAGGAATTATTTACTCTTTTAAACTATATGAAAAAAGAGTGTGCGCTGTTGATGCCAGACAGTGAAAAATTCAAACCGGAGAATCTCTCATACTTCGCTATATCTTCGTACAAAGGCTATTTTATTCCTCTTGGTATCTTGGAAAACGGCAATTATCGTCTTATTATTGAGATAAAAGGAGATGCTCTTTTCAGCATGGAAGTGCTCTCAGCTAATTTGAATCATTTTTTCGACCGGATATTCTATCCAAACCATAAAGAGCAAGTTCTCAGATTTACAATAGATAAGCCCATCAACGCATTTTTGCGTATCCGCAGTAAAGAACCTCTGTATATCATCGCTTTAAAAATCGAAAAAGAAGATGTTCAAAAATAGTATACGCAGACCAAGATGGTTACTCTTAAGTAAGCACAGCTTCCTACTTGAATCTATTAAAATCGTTGATAAGGGATAATATAAAAAATATTTATTTTTCTTTTTATATTTAGATAAAGTTTTCTTATATATAATGTTTCTATTACATTGATTTTATTATTTGTAATCATTATATTTCAAGGATCTAAAAATGAACTTCTTAAAAAATATTTTAAGTATTATTGGCGCCATTGTTATAATTGGAGCTTTAGTGGTATTTGTTAAGTATAATTTAAAAGACAAGATGGATAAAGCCTCAAAGCTAGATCCAAAAGCAATGAGTGCATATATGAATATGTTTAATGCAGTGCTTACAACCGGAAGGTCTGCTGATGCAATGGTTAGAAGAGTTAAGATCGATCCAGATGTTAGCACAGATGATGTTATAGAATCTATGAACAGTATAGCCGGCGATGCAAATATGCTTCAAGTTGGTGACTCTAGAATGGCAGAAATGTATGATCACAATGGTGAAAGACAAAGATATATTAGGATTTTACATTATTGTGCTCCAAATATTGCAAAAACATTTATTGATTATTCGGAAGCTTATGGTGCGTTTATGCCTTGTAGAATCCTTATAGTTGAAGATGACAATGGTGATAGATGGCTAATGACTATGGCTATGGAACTTATGCTTTTTGGTGGACACACTTTACCGCCTGAAATGATGAAAAAAGCTGAACATGTTAGAGACACTATGTATAAAATGATGGATTTAGCAGCTAAGGGAGACTTTTAAAAGGTCGATATATTAAGGCCCGGTGATAAGGTGATACCTATACTTAAACTCAGTATAAGGCATCAGGTTGCCGAAGAAGGCGATCATTAAACACGCTCATCTGAAAAATACAGATTTATCGGTTAACAAAAAGGCTCTATTTAACCTTAGGTCTAAAAGCCTTTATGACATCCTCGTTTGTCTCGATGTATGGACCCTCTATAAGGTCTATGCAATACGGTACGGCGGGAAATACTGCATCAAGGCACTCTCTTATGGATTTTGGTTTGCCAGGCAGATTTATGATAAGGCTTTTGCCTCTGATTCCAGCCGTTTGACGGGAGAGAATTGCCGTCGGTACATACTGCAGACTTACCTGACGCATAAGCTCGCCAAATCCAGGCATCATCTTTTGGCATACATTTTCTGTAGCCTCTGGAGTAACATCACGAAGTGCCGGACCTGTTCCGCCCGTTGTCACGACCAAACAACACTCCTCATCGTCACAAAGCTCTATCATAGTGCGTTCTATCATATCCTGCTCGTCAGGTATACATCTGTATACTATCTCAAACTCGCTTTTGAGGTAGTCTTTCATAGTGTCTTGGATAGCCACTCCCGATATATCCTCGTATATCCCTTTGCTCGCTCTGTCACTTGCCGTTATTACGCCTATTTTTATTTTACTCATAAATACTCCTTAATTAGTTAACAAAAAATGATTTGCCTCTTTTATATATGTCACAGTTGCAGCCTCTAAGAAAAACTCTCTTGCACCC
Protein-coding regions in this window:
- the mog gene encoding molybdopterin adenylyltransferase is translated as MSKIKIGVITASDRASKGIYEDISGVAIQDTMKDYLKSEFEIVYRCIPDEQDMIERTMIELCDDEECCLVVTTGGTGPALRDVTPEATENVCQKMMPGFGELMRQVSLQYVPTAILSRQTAGIRGKSLIINLPGKPKSIRECLDAVFPAVPYCIDLIEGPYIETNEDVIKAFRPKVK
- a CDS encoding transposase; translated protein: MPTRLRVDLAGYHHIINRGVNLCDVFNCNDDKEMFLQIINKSATLHKIILHDYCLMDNHYHLLIETKNTQRRRYLTCKARETIPRAFL
- a CDS encoding DUF302 domain-containing protein, which encodes MNFLKNILSIIGAIVIIGALVVFVKYNLKDKMDKASKLDPKAMSAYMNMFNAVLTTGRSADAMVRRVKIDPDVSTDDVIESMNSIAGDANMLQVGDSRMAEMYDHNGERQRYIRILHYCAPNIAKTFIDYSEAYGAFMPCRILIVEDDNGDRWLMTMAMELMLFGGHTLPPEMMKKAEHVRDTMYKMMDLAAKGDF
- a CDS encoding MgtC/SapB family protein, encoding MELDFTTAKSILLSIALGFSIGLQREISFALRDKSITFTGTRSFAIISLLGVLAGHFKADYIWITIAITFIFGTLLISSFVIRAVRHEKIGTTTEFAAIAAFLVGMLVYEGLYMFATFTTVAIIFILNIRSNVLQLADSTKKKDLESMVLFLLITFIVLPILPNKTIDPYGIINPYFIWMMVVLISGLSFAGYIAARLIGVSKGIMVAGFFGGFLSSTATTITFSKKVDDKNKTTHQLASVIALACTTMYVRIIIVSAFINTDIAMKILPAYLLATIAGYIYIYYLYKRSEKSRIDVDFMYKNPLELKEALKFGLLFGIVFGTTSLLQDWVGSTGVYLSSLLSGVSDVDAITLSLSTLYTDEKLILHTAFTGIVIATFSNSITKLAIAYTVGNKELGNQLFVAFSIPLAVIIIVLVITPLITPL